The Thermoflavifilum sp. genome contains a region encoding:
- a CDS encoding sodium:solute symporter family protein, with amino-acid sequence MYLLQSRVGLHWIDGVILATYLLLTLMIGWLYRRKARRSKESYLMAGKSLPWYLLGLSNASDMFDVSGTMWLVSICFVYGFKSIWLPWLWPVFNQIFMMMYLSGWLRKSNATTGAEWLQTRFGKEAPYAGAAHLIIVVFALITCLGYMAYGFIGMGKFLAVFLPWNWISAHLPIAIPAYWAPACYGLLLSMFALFYAVVGGLHSIVINDVIKYTLMLIACAGLGMLVFRETAFHSLPVPPVWFSIGFGWHLHMGWSHDLAAVNQKIQSDGYQLFGIFFMLMLLKGILASMAGPAPNYDMQKILSTRNARDAAKMSGSVSVILLPLRYTLIMSLTLLALLHNRDLNLHLWNTSQPDFEVILPAVIQHFLPVGLSGLLLTALLGSFIGTFSSTINTAQAYLVNDIYLRYIHPHAPRKTVIRISYASGILVVATGILFSLWIRDINNILQWIVSALFGGYIAANALKWYWWRMNASGFFWGMLSGISTALMFSMFFKNAGFLYAFPLLFFISLTGCILGSYLHPPTAAPVLISFYTQVRPWGFWKPVYQQAVEAHPDVQPNRHFKRDMFNVALGIATQQCLTLLPMYWLIHRMHAFIITACILIIISIVLWKTWWKPLHQNENHSNRRQCPSTR; translated from the coding sequence TTGGATTGCACTGGATAGATGGGGTGATTCTGGCGACCTACCTGTTGCTTACCCTGATGATAGGCTGGCTGTATCGACGTAAGGCTCGACGCAGCAAGGAGAGTTACTTAATGGCCGGCAAATCGCTGCCCTGGTATTTACTGGGATTGAGCAATGCCTCAGACATGTTCGACGTGTCGGGCACCATGTGGCTGGTGAGCATTTGTTTTGTGTATGGTTTTAAAAGCATCTGGCTACCCTGGCTCTGGCCGGTATTCAATCAGATTTTCATGATGATGTATCTGTCGGGCTGGTTACGCAAATCCAATGCCACTACGGGAGCCGAATGGCTGCAAACCCGTTTCGGAAAAGAAGCGCCTTATGCCGGGGCCGCCCATCTCATTATTGTTGTCTTTGCCCTCATTACCTGCCTGGGTTATATGGCCTATGGATTTATTGGCATGGGTAAATTTTTAGCTGTTTTTCTTCCCTGGAACTGGATATCTGCCCACCTGCCCATTGCGATTCCCGCTTACTGGGCACCCGCCTGTTATGGATTGTTGCTTAGTATGTTTGCCCTGTTTTATGCCGTAGTTGGTGGTTTGCACAGTATCGTGATCAACGATGTCATCAAATACACCCTTATGCTGATAGCCTGTGCCGGCCTGGGCATGCTGGTTTTTCGTGAAACGGCATTTCATTCCCTGCCGGTACCGCCCGTATGGTTTAGCATAGGGTTTGGCTGGCACCTGCATATGGGCTGGTCGCATGATCTGGCCGCCGTCAATCAGAAAATCCAGTCAGACGGTTATCAGCTTTTCGGCATCTTCTTCATGCTCATGTTGCTTAAAGGCATACTGGCCAGCATGGCCGGCCCCGCACCCAACTACGATATGCAAAAGATCCTTAGCACTCGAAACGCACGAGATGCCGCCAAGATGAGTGGATCGGTAAGCGTCATCTTACTGCCGCTTCGTTATACGCTCATTATGTCGCTCACCCTGCTGGCGCTCTTACATAATCGCGATTTAAATCTACATCTGTGGAACACTTCACAACCAGATTTTGAAGTCATTCTGCCTGCTGTCATCCAGCATTTCCTTCCCGTCGGCCTCTCGGGCCTGCTGCTCACGGCATTGCTGGGATCATTTATCGGTACGTTCAGCAGCACGATCAACACGGCTCAGGCTTATCTGGTCAATGATATCTACCTGCGATATATCCATCCGCATGCTCCGCGCAAAACCGTGATTCGCATCAGTTATGCATCGGGTATCCTTGTGGTGGCCACAGGTATTTTGTTCAGCTTATGGATTCGAGATATCAATAATATTCTGCAATGGATCGTTTCGGCCCTGTTCGGCGGATATATCGCGGCGAATGCACTGAAATGGTACTGGTGGCGCATGAATGCCAGCGGGTTTTTCTGGGGCATGCTGTCGGGCATCAGCACGGCGCTGATGTTCAGCATGTTCTTCAAAAATGCCGGATTCCTATATGCTTTTCCGTTGTTGTTTTTCATTTCACTGACTGGATGCATACTGGGATCTTATCTACATCCTCCCACCGCAGCCCCGGTATTGATTTCCTTTTATACACAGGTGAGGCCCTGGGGATTTTGGAAACCCGTTTACCAACAGGCCGTTGAAGCCCACCCCGATGTGCAGCCCAACCGCCATTTCAAACGCGACATGTTTAATGTTGCACTGGGCATCGCCACACAGCAATGCCTGACCCTGCTGCCTATGTATTGGCTTATTCATCGTATGCATGCTTTCATCATAACGGCGTGCATATTGATCATTATCTCGATTGTTTTATGGAAAACCTGGTGGAAACCTTTACACCAGAATGAAAACCATTCAAACCGCCGACAATGCCCATCAACCCGTTAA
- a CDS encoding AGE family epimerase/isomerase: MPINPLNALTNRWRKACLDILHWWMTYAIDRAGPGFYGEVNNLNLPGFFAPKGLVMHARILWSFATAYAYFREEALIETAYLAEQILEQYFHDTRHEGYYWKLHADYQIADSRKMLYGQVFVLYAYVALFQATHHLAG; this comes from the coding sequence ATGCCCATCAACCCGTTAAACGCCTTAACCAATCGGTGGAGAAAGGCTTGCCTGGATATCCTGCACTGGTGGATGACTTATGCAATAGATCGTGCAGGACCGGGATTTTACGGAGAAGTCAACAACCTGAACCTACCTGGCTTCTTCGCCCCGAAGGGACTGGTGATGCATGCACGCATACTATGGAGTTTTGCTACGGCCTATGCTTATTTTCGAGAAGAAGCGTTGATAGAAACCGCCTACCTGGCTGAGCAGATACTGGAACAATATTTCCATGATACTCGACATGAAGGTTACTACTGGAAACTGCATGCCGATTATCAAATTGCCGATAGCCGTAAAATGCTCTATGGACAGGTGTTTGTGCTGTATGCATATGTAGCTTTATTCCAGGCCACACACCACCTCGCTGGCTGA
- a CDS encoding AGE family epimerase/isomerase, with the protein MFETIEQHCGPFVPYNEAFNESWQIPVDSRLDVHEPQFAYSLNAQLHLMEAYTALYKVYPDTRLLQRLLQLGAFIQEKLYSSSHLILWVDRSLQPVSQAFSPGHEIETAWLLMDMLEHTQQTNEKIKRMAFQLGYQVRQHMHAHDGLMEPIVPAEKQWWAQAEAMTGFLRLYMLSHDKAFLRDTVYMWCLIDRYFIDHTRGEWFWGVDEHNQILAHRYKAGFWKGPYHAVRALLQHIQL; encoded by the coding sequence TTGTTTGAAACGATCGAACAACATTGCGGTCCCTTCGTTCCCTATAACGAAGCATTCAACGAAAGCTGGCAAATACCGGTCGATTCCCGCCTAGATGTGCATGAACCGCAATTTGCATATAGCCTGAATGCACAGCTGCACCTGATGGAAGCATATACCGCGTTGTATAAAGTATATCCAGATACGAGATTGCTCCAGCGCTTGTTGCAACTGGGTGCATTCATTCAGGAAAAATTATATTCTTCCTCTCATTTGATCTTGTGGGTCGATCGTTCTCTTCAGCCCGTATCACAGGCTTTTTCTCCTGGACATGAAATTGAAACAGCCTGGCTGCTGATGGATATGCTGGAACACACACAACAAACCAATGAAAAGATCAAGAGAATGGCTTTTCAACTGGGCTACCAGGTCAGGCAACACATGCATGCACACGATGGGCTCATGGAACCTATCGTGCCTGCCGAAAAACAATGGTGGGCACAGGCCGAGGCCATGACCGGATTTTTACGTCTGTATATGCTTTCCCACGATAAAGCCTTTCTCCGGGATACCGTATATATGTGGTGCTTGATTGATCGATATTTCATTGATCATACGCGTGGCGAATGGTTCTGGGGCGTTGATGAACACAACCAGATATTAGCCCATCGCTATAAAGCCGGCTTCTGGAAAGGGCCCTATCATGCGGTACGGGCGTTGCTACAGCATATTCAACTGTAG
- a CDS encoding IPT/TIG domain-containing protein, with protein sequence MRRLILHPHNLLLSALLVGAMLAFSSCKKNSSTSTPVVKQVLPDSAAGNNVVYITGSGLSGIRSIVFDKGWVPAPFNPEFNTDHALIFRVPDTAFGGPQHIILKNAKGDSVVIPFTVIALPTITSASLPEFTTGTQITLTGNNLDDVTQVVLHGTQDQATIVAQDRKTLVIQMPSTTVSRAKLDITNSSGTITTQQEFISVDNAKQLFTEDFGPGIYNWSWATVGISTDYAVLGTHSLKAVFASGSWQAISLHCDPTIDASQYAYYTFWIKGDPNQDVQVDVRSENGGTTQTITVPANVWTYYKFKTDFISGFPIERLDFQIHGPNGSNSATLYVDDILLVK encoded by the coding sequence ATGCGTCGCTTGATCTTACATCCTCATAATTTGTTGCTGTCGGCTCTGCTTGTTGGTGCAATGCTGGCCTTTTCATCCTGCAAGAAAAATTCATCTACTTCTACTCCTGTGGTAAAGCAGGTTCTTCCTGATTCGGCTGCTGGCAACAATGTAGTGTACATCACCGGATCGGGGCTATCGGGTATTCGTTCCATTGTCTTTGATAAAGGCTGGGTACCGGCTCCTTTCAACCCGGAGTTTAATACCGATCATGCTTTGATTTTTCGTGTGCCCGATACAGCATTTGGAGGCCCTCAGCATATTATTCTCAAAAATGCAAAGGGCGATTCGGTGGTCATTCCATTTACAGTAATTGCTTTGCCTACCATTACCAGTGCTTCGCTACCCGAGTTTACCACCGGCACCCAGATCACGCTCACAGGGAATAATCTCGACGATGTTACTCAGGTCGTCCTGCATGGTACTCAGGATCAGGCTACTATTGTCGCACAGGATCGCAAGACCCTGGTGATACAGATGCCTTCCACCACGGTGAGCCGGGCTAAGCTCGATATCACCAATTCTTCTGGAACTATTACCACGCAACAGGAGTTCATCAGTGTAGACAATGCTAAACAACTGTTCACGGAAGATTTTGGTCCGGGCATCTACAACTGGTCATGGGCTACAGTAGGCATATCTACTGATTATGCCGTATTGGGCACCCACTCTTTAAAAGCCGTATTTGCGTCGGGCAGCTGGCAAGCTATAAGCTTGCATTGTGATCCTACCATCGATGCTTCGCAATACGCCTATTATACGTTCTGGATTAAAGGTGATCCCAATCAGGATGTTCAGGTGGATGTGCGTTCAGAAAATGGAGGGACCACACAAACCATTACCGTTCCGGCGAATGTGTGGACTTATTACAAATTCAAAACTGATTTTATTTCTGGATTTCCGATCGAACGACTCGATTTCCAAATCCATGGGCCGAATGGAAGCAACAGTGCCACCTTATATGTTGATGATATATTACTGGTGAAATGA
- a CDS encoding RagB/SusD family nutrient uptake outer membrane protein, whose amino-acid sequence MKRIQVYVLYGMLSTALLMASCNKSFLDRPSLNNPTLDTYYNTPDEVNGATSLLYNQVWYDFIDKAFHCIGEVYSGNMLTSAGDPNYGNNTYVYMTVQATDGQDLNAWNAFYKVVGNANVLINTFQQKKAQVSDPAYLNQGIAEARFIRGVAYFYIGRVYGDAPIITDPVALADSGNFNVPRYYQEDVLKFALQDLEAAEAGLPAIPYQPGRVTKYSAIGMEAKLFLYLATFFNQPQYYDSAAVKAREVIDYAQSTGNIALNPDYLSMFTNPDIAKASKETLFALQWVASGGYSYANAIQAYAGPAPLLKPDFNTGYSSVIPTLDLLNAYQSGDLRKSWSVMQQGFHRADWKNVNFPNGFTYDTMPGGQPDDAYHITTGTRSNSLKYVIGPKSTGFNFSSQGGNDMPIYILRYADVLLIYAEAVLGTQASTSDPSALAAFNAVHERAGLSPVSSLTKDMIMYERRVEFAFEGDYWFDIQRQGFAKAQQIINAQERGTLNGDGSINHLGGNLHSSDQLFMPIPSDEVLADPELAQPPVHYHF is encoded by the coding sequence ATGAAACGCATACAGGTATATGTTTTATATGGAATGCTTTCAACGGCTCTGTTGATGGCATCATGTAATAAAAGTTTTCTGGATCGTCCTTCATTGAATAATCCTACGCTTGATACGTATTACAATACGCCCGACGAAGTAAACGGAGCAACCAGCCTGTTGTATAATCAGGTATGGTATGATTTCATAGATAAAGCTTTTCATTGCATTGGTGAAGTTTACAGCGGTAATATGCTGACTTCGGCAGGCGATCCCAACTACGGTAACAACACTTATGTGTATATGACCGTGCAGGCTACAGACGGGCAGGATTTGAATGCATGGAATGCTTTTTACAAGGTGGTAGGCAATGCCAATGTATTAATCAACACCTTTCAGCAAAAGAAGGCCCAGGTTAGTGATCCTGCTTATCTGAATCAAGGTATTGCGGAAGCTCGTTTCATTCGTGGGGTGGCTTATTTTTATATCGGCAGGGTGTATGGTGATGCCCCCATTATCACCGACCCGGTGGCTCTGGCTGATTCCGGCAACTTCAATGTGCCACGATATTATCAGGAAGATGTGTTGAAGTTTGCTTTGCAGGATCTGGAAGCTGCGGAAGCCGGTTTACCGGCAATCCCCTATCAGCCCGGTCGGGTGACGAAATATTCGGCCATTGGCATGGAAGCCAAGCTGTTTCTATACCTCGCCACTTTCTTTAATCAACCGCAATATTACGATAGTGCAGCCGTGAAAGCCAGAGAAGTGATAGATTATGCTCAATCCACGGGCAATATTGCTTTAAATCCCGATTATCTGAGCATGTTCACCAATCCCGATATTGCCAAAGCCAGCAAAGAAACGCTGTTTGCCCTGCAATGGGTGGCCTCGGGTGGTTATTCTTATGCTAATGCTATTCAAGCTTATGCCGGACCGGCTCCGTTGTTGAAACCCGATTTTAATACAGGATATTCCTCGGTGATTCCTACACTGGATTTGTTGAATGCTTATCAATCAGGCGATCTGCGTAAGTCATGGTCGGTTATGCAGCAAGGCTTTCATCGAGCCGATTGGAAAAATGTCAATTTTCCCAACGGGTTTACCTACGACACCATGCCGGGTGGTCAACCTGATGATGCATATCATATCACCACCGGCACGCGTTCCAATTCATTGAAATATGTGATTGGCCCTAAAAGTACCGGATTTAATTTTAGCAGTCAGGGTGGCAATGATATGCCGATTTATATTTTGCGATATGCCGATGTATTGCTCATTTATGCTGAAGCTGTGCTGGGCACACAGGCGTCAACTTCCGATCCTTCAGCCCTGGCTGCATTCAATGCTGTGCATGAAAGGGCGGGCTTGTCTCCCGTAAGTTCTTTAACAAAAGATATGATCATGTATGAGCGACGGGTTGAATTTGCTTTTGAAGGCGATTACTGGTTTGATATCCAGCGCCAGGGCTTTGCCAAAGCCCAGCAAATCATTAATGCACAGGAAAGGGGTACATTAAATGGCGACGGAAGCATTAATCATTTAGGAGGGAACTTACATTCTTCTGACCAGTTGTTTATGCCCATTCCGTCGGATGAAGTGTTGGCTGATCCTGAACTGGCTCAACCGCCCGTGCATTATCATTTTTAA